GACGCCACAGTAGTTTATCCCGGCCACGCCTATTCCTCCGAATCGAGCACGACGATCGCCGAGCAGAAGCGTCACAATATGTATATGCGCTTCGACAACCTTGAGGACTTCCTCAGCGCGATGGGCTACAGCCGCTGACGCTTCTGCGATGACCCGGCAGCCGTCCAATCCCGCAGCCGAGGCTGAGCGGCTGCGCGAACAGATCCGCCAGCACAATTATCGCTACTACGTCCTCGACGATCCCGCAGTCACCGACGCCGAATACGACCTGCTGATGCGCCGGCTCGAGACCCTCGAGCGCGAGCATCCGGAGCTGCTGACCAGCGACTCGCCGACGCAGCGTGTCGGCGCCGCGCCGAGTGACAAGTTCGCCGTCGTGGTCCATCGCCAGATGATGCTCTCCCTGGCCAACGCGATGGACGCCGCCGAGATGATCGAGTTCGATCAGCGCATCAAGCGCTTTCTCAGGGACGACACTGAGATTGAGTATGTCGCCGAGGTCAAGCTCGACGGCCTCGCGATTGAGCTGGTCTACGAAGACGGCCGCCTGCTGACCGGCTCGACGCGCGGCGACGGCCTCAACGGCGAGGACGTCACGCAGAATATCCGCACGATCAAGAGTATCCCGCTGCGCCTGCTCAAACCCCGCGATCGCGCCATCCCCAAGCTGCTCGAAGTGCGCGGCGAAGTGATCTTCCCACGCCGCGGCTTTGCCCGGCTCAACGAGGAGCGCGTCGCCGCCGGCGAGCCGCCCTTCGCCAATCCGCGCAATGCCGCGGCGGGTTCGCTGCGCCAGCTCGATCCGAAAATCACCGCGTCCCGCCCGCTCGAGATTTTCTGCCATTCGCCCGGCGTGATCGAGGGCGTAAGCTTCCCGAGCCAATGGGACTTTCTCGAGGGGCTGCGCGAGTTCGGCCTGCGCATCAATCCGCTGTCGCGGCGATGCTGCGGTGTTCAGGAAGTGCTCGCCTACTGGGACGATCTAACCGAGCGGCGTCACTCGCTCGATTACGAGGCCGACGGCGTCGTCGCGAAAGTTAATTCAGTCGAATTGCAAAATCGTCTCGGCGAAGTCTCGCGCTCTCCCCGCTGGGCCGTCGCCTACAAGTTCAAGGCCCAGCAGGCCGAGACCCGCGTGCGCGAAATCAGCGTCCAGGTCGGGCGCATCGGCTCGCTGACGCCGGTGGCCAAGCTCGAACCGGTCCAGTTGGCCGGCGTCACGATCTCCAACGCCTCCCTGCACAACCTCGACGAGATCCGCCGCAAGGACGTGCGGGTTGGCGACACCGTCCTCATCGAAAGAGCCGGCGATGTGATTCCTTATGTGGTCCGCGTTACGCAGCCCGCCGAGCCGCGCCGCGCCAAATTCGCGATGCCCGCCCACTGTCCGAATTGCGGCGCTGCGATTGTTCATGAGGAAGGCGAGGTCGGTTATTTCTGCGTCAACGCGAACTGTCCGGCGCGGATGCGCGAATCGATTCGTCACTTCGCTTCCAAGGCCGCGCTCGATATCGACGGGCTTGGCGACAAGTTGGTCGCGCAGCTGGTCGAGAGCGGCCTGGTCAAGGAACTCGACGACCTCTACAAGATCGAAAAACCTAAACTGCTCCAACTGGAACGGATGGCAGATAAAAGTGCGGAAAATATCCTCGCGGCGATCGAACGATCCAAGCATGCGACGCTGGACCGCCTGATTAACGGCCTCGGTATCCGCCACGTCGGCGAGAGCACCGCGCGCGCGCTGGCACAGCGCTTCGGCGCGATCACCGCGCTGATGGACGCCACCGAAGACGAGCTCACCGCCGTGCGCGATGTCGGCGGCGAGGTCGCGCGCAGTATCCGCGAGTACTTCGACGAGCCGCGTAATCGCCAAACCGTCGAGCGGCTGGCGAAGGTGCTGCAGATCGCGCCGCCGCCC
This region of Candidatus Binataceae bacterium genomic DNA includes:
- the ligA gene encoding NAD-dependent DNA ligase LigA, with product MTRQPSNPAAEAERLREQIRQHNYRYYVLDDPAVTDAEYDLLMRRLETLEREHPELLTSDSPTQRVGAAPSDKFAVVVHRQMMLSLANAMDAAEMIEFDQRIKRFLRDDTEIEYVAEVKLDGLAIELVYEDGRLLTGSTRGDGLNGEDVTQNIRTIKSIPLRLLKPRDRAIPKLLEVRGEVIFPRRGFARLNEERVAAGEPPFANPRNAAAGSLRQLDPKITASRPLEIFCHSPGVIEGVSFPSQWDFLEGLREFGLRINPLSRRCCGVQEVLAYWDDLTERRHSLDYEADGVVAKVNSVELQNRLGEVSRSPRWAVAYKFKAQQAETRVREISVQVGRIGSLTPVAKLEPVQLAGVTISNASLHNLDEIRRKDVRVGDTVLIERAGDVIPYVVRVTQPAEPRRAKFAMPAHCPNCGAAIVHEEGEVGYFCVNANCPARMRESIRHFASKAALDIDGLGDKLVAQLVESGLVKELDDLYKIEKPKLLQLERMADKSAENILAAIERSKHATLDRLINGLGIRHVGESTARALAQRFGAITALMDATEDELTAVRDVGGEVARSIREYFDEPRNRQTVERLAKVLQIAPPPAPATGLAAIRDKTFVLTGTLESMTRDEAQRRILAAGGRVTATVSRKTDFVVAGVEAGSKLTKAVELGVKTLDEAQFARLLVGESA